Proteins encoded within one genomic window of Pectobacterium araliae:
- the iscX gene encoding Fe-S cluster assembly protein IscX, which yields MGLKWTDSRAIGEALYDQFPDLDPKTVRFTDMHQWICELDEFDDRPDASNEKILEAILLVWLDEAD from the coding sequence ATGGGATTAAAATGGACAGACAGCCGGGCTATCGGTGAAGCGCTTTACGATCAGTTTCCCGATCTCGATCCGAAAACGGTGCGTTTCACAGATATGCACCAGTGGATCTGCGAATTGGATGAATTTGACGATCGACCCGACGCCTCCAATGAAAAAATTCTGGAAGCGATCCTGCTGGTCTGGTTAGATGAAGCCGACTAA
- the fdx gene encoding ISC system 2Fe-2S type ferredoxin gives MPKIVFLPHQDLCPEGAVLEAERGESILEVALRNGIDVEHACEKSCACTTCHCIVREGFDSLAESTEEEDDMLDKAWGLEPESRLGCQARVAGDDLIVEIPRYTINHAREH, from the coding sequence ATGCCTAAAATAGTTTTTTTACCGCATCAGGATCTGTGTCCTGAAGGGGCGGTTTTGGAAGCGGAACGCGGCGAAAGTATTCTGGAAGTCGCCTTGCGTAACGGAATTGACGTTGAACATGCCTGCGAGAAATCCTGTGCCTGCACGACGTGCCATTGCATTGTCCGCGAAGGTTTTGACTCGCTGGCAGAAAGTACAGAAGAAGAAGACGACATGCTGGATAAGGCCTGGGGACTGGAGCCTGAAAGTCGTTTGGGCTGTCAGGCGCGTGTTGCCGGGGATGATCTGATCGTTGAGATCCCGCGCTATACCATCAACCACGCACGTGAGCATTAA
- the sseA gene encoding 3-mercaptopyruvate sulfurtransferase, translating to MSASSSDLPVSHERFVSADWLASHLNDSSITLIDARMLPPGNATRDIHAEYRAGHLPGAVFFDIETLSDHSTDLPHMMPTREDFARAMGELGIDNQQHLVIYDEGNLFSAPRAWWMLHTFGATSISILSGGLAGWKAQNLPLEQGDVTREPVTFHATLDENAIRSRDEVLSICRDKSEQIVDARPAPRFHAEVDEPRAGLHRGHIPSSLNVPWTDLVNNGALKPNAELATILHKHGVDFTRPIVASCGSGVTASVVVLALTQLNVPNVTLYDGSWSDWGSRGDVPIARD from the coding sequence ATGTCAGCATCGTCTTCTGATTTGCCCGTTTCTCATGAGCGGTTTGTTTCCGCAGACTGGCTTGCCAGCCACCTGAATGACAGCAGCATCACGCTTATTGACGCCCGCATGTTGCCTCCGGGTAACGCCACCCGTGATATTCATGCCGAATACCGCGCCGGTCACCTGCCTGGCGCGGTTTTTTTTGATATTGAAACGCTGTCCGATCACAGCACCGATCTGCCGCATATGATGCCGACACGCGAAGATTTCGCCCGCGCGATGGGCGAATTGGGGATCGATAATCAGCAGCATCTGGTGATTTACGATGAAGGCAACCTCTTTTCCGCGCCGCGTGCGTGGTGGATGCTACATACCTTCGGCGCGACATCCATTTCGATCCTGAGCGGCGGTCTGGCAGGCTGGAAAGCGCAGAACCTGCCGCTGGAACAAGGCGACGTGACGCGTGAGCCCGTCACGTTTCATGCTACGCTGGATGAAAACGCGATTCGATCACGCGATGAAGTGCTTTCCATCTGCCGAGATAAATCAGAACAGATTGTCGATGCCCGCCCCGCTCCACGCTTTCATGCTGAAGTGGATGAGCCGCGAGCCGGCCTGCATCGCGGCCATATTCCCAGTAGCCTGAACGTACCGTGGACCGATTTGGTGAATAACGGTGCGCTAAAGCCCAATGCCGAACTGGCAACCATTCTGCATAAGCACGGTGTGGATTTCACTCGTCCCATCGTCGCCAGCTGTGGCTCCGGTGTGACAGCGTCCGTCGTCGTGCTGGCACTGACGCAGTTAAATGTCCCGAATGTGACACTGTATGATGGTTCGTGGAGCGACTGGGGTAGCCGCGGTGATGTGCCGATTGCGCGTGATTAG
- the sseB gene encoding enhanced serine sensitivity protein SseB, whose product MEFSPRNKLEEVLILAATEPAHRPEFFSELMEATVFVLGSTDDGDQSGEVVLHAGSNVNIQHWEKDDGSSAIPFFSSLEALQSVITEEAPFLALPVRSLFEMTQGVTLFLNPKLPYGKEFLPQEIEHILSGEGNGFVQQRVVEENMEVMLSQPAEMPAQMIDSLTQLFAKHRQVKRAFLAQIQEPGEEQPHLLIGIDADQDEETIIREAGSVASDTLPDERPVDLCLVKEGESGISHYMIKHTTPFYERKWGSFLREFKATGNA is encoded by the coding sequence ATGGAGTTTTCGCCACGTAACAAACTGGAAGAAGTGCTGATTCTGGCCGCAACGGAGCCAGCACATCGCCCTGAGTTTTTCAGTGAACTGATGGAAGCGACGGTGTTTGTGCTGGGCAGTACCGATGACGGCGATCAATCCGGTGAAGTGGTATTGCATGCGGGCAGTAATGTGAACATCCAGCACTGGGAAAAAGACGATGGTTCATCCGCCATTCCCTTCTTTTCTTCTCTGGAAGCGTTACAGAGCGTGATTACGGAAGAAGCGCCTTTTCTGGCTCTGCCAGTGCGGTCGTTGTTTGAAATGACGCAGGGCGTCACGTTGTTCCTTAATCCTAAGCTGCCGTATGGCAAAGAATTTTTGCCGCAGGAAATTGAACATATTCTGTCCGGCGAAGGCAATGGTTTTGTTCAGCAGCGCGTTGTTGAAGAAAATATGGAGGTGATGCTGAGTCAGCCAGCCGAGATGCCAGCACAAATGATTGACTCCCTGACACAGTTGTTTGCCAAGCATCGCCAGGTAAAACGGGCGTTTCTGGCACAGATTCAGGAGCCGGGCGAAGAACAGCCGCATCTACTGATTGGGATTGATGCCGATCAGGATGAAGAAACCATCATCCGTGAAGCAGGCAGCGTCGCCAGCGATACGTTACCGGACGAACGCCCTGTCGATCTGTGTCTGGTGAAAGAAGGCGAATCGGGCATCAGCCACTACATGATTAAGCACACCACGCCGTTTTACGAGCGTAAATGGGGCAGTTTCCTGCGGGAGTTTAAGGCCACCGGCAACGCCTGA
- the pepB gene encoding aminopeptidase PepB — protein MTNNTMLVSLSTQPADARWGEKATLSVNEQGFTIHVGATSLNDKAALATIQRAARKIDGQGIKHVTLAGEGWDLANSWAFWQGYRGPKGQRTVEWAELNDADQKEFNDRLKIVDWVRDTINLPAEDLGPEQLATRAVDLLCDVACDAISYRITKGEDLREQNYAGLYTVGRGSERQPVLLALDYNPTGNPDAPVFACLVGKGITFDTGGYSLKPSGSMDSMKSDMGGAATLTGALALAASRGLQQRVKLYLCCADNMVSGNAFRLGDIIRYRNGKTVEVMNTDAEGRLVLADGLIDASEQNPQWIIDCATLTGAAKMALGNDYHALFSFDDALVAALQESAKEENEPFWRLPLEEFHRSHLPSSFADLNNIASGAHTAGASTAAAFLSHFVKNYQQGWLHIDCSATYRKGAVDQWATGATGLGVRTLANLLLSNAK, from the coding sequence ATGACGAACAATACCATGCTGGTTTCACTCTCCACTCAACCTGCTGACGCGCGCTGGGGAGAAAAAGCGACGCTGAGTGTGAATGAGCAGGGCTTTACCATTCATGTTGGGGCGACGTCGCTGAATGACAAAGCTGCCTTGGCAACGATCCAGCGTGCCGCCCGCAAAATTGATGGGCAGGGGATTAAACACGTTACGTTGGCGGGGGAAGGCTGGGATCTGGCAAACAGCTGGGCATTCTGGCAGGGATATCGCGGGCCGAAAGGGCAAAGAACGGTTGAATGGGCGGAACTGAACGACGCTGACCAGAAAGAATTTAATGACCGACTGAAGATTGTGGACTGGGTACGTGACACCATCAACCTGCCTGCTGAAGATCTGGGGCCAGAGCAGTTGGCAACCCGAGCGGTCGACTTGCTGTGTGACGTAGCCTGTGATGCGATCAGCTACCGTATCACCAAGGGTGAAGATCTGCGCGAACAGAATTATGCCGGGCTGTACACGGTCGGTCGCGGTTCTGAACGTCAGCCAGTGCTACTGGCGTTGGACTATAACCCGACGGGTAACCCGGATGCACCCGTGTTCGCCTGCCTGGTGGGTAAAGGCATTACGTTTGATACCGGCGGCTACAGCCTGAAGCCCAGCGGGTCCATGGATTCCATGAAATCGGATATGGGCGGAGCGGCCACCCTGACTGGCGCATTGGCGCTGGCGGCGTCACGCGGCTTGCAACAACGTGTGAAACTATATCTGTGCTGCGCAGACAACATGGTGAGCGGCAATGCGTTCCGTTTGGGCGACATCATTCGCTACCGCAACGGTAAAACGGTTGAGGTAATGAACACCGACGCGGAAGGGCGTCTGGTGCTGGCGGACGGCCTGATCGATGCTTCCGAGCAGAATCCGCAGTGGATTATCGACTGTGCGACGTTGACTGGTGCAGCGAAAATGGCGCTGGGTAACGATTACCACGCGCTGTTCAGCTTCGATGACGCGCTGGTGGCAGCATTGCAGGAAAGTGCGAAAGAAGAAAACGAACCGTTCTGGCGTCTGCCGTTGGAAGAGTTCCATCGCAGCCATCTGCCGTCCAGCTTTGCGGATCTGAACAACATTGCCAGCGGTGCACACACCGCAGGTGCCAGCACGGCAGCGGCTTTCCTGTCGCACTTTGTGAAAAATTACCAGCAGGGCTGGCTGCACATCGACTGTTCCGCGACGTACCGTAAAGGCGCGGTAGATCAGTGGGCGACAGGCGCGACGGGGCTTGGTGTTCGCACATTGGCGAATCTTCTGCTGAGCAACGCCAAATAG
- a CDS encoding PTS transporter subunit EIIC yields the protein MKRAVNALQNFGKSLYGPVLILPIVGLFIAFGNVFGNGNLAGYVPLLNHPLIQDFGQLVSKSAVAILANLALVFAVGIPIGLAKRDKGYAALIGLVMFIIFINAMNITLQLQGKLVPAADMRAAGQGMVLGVQVLEMGVFAGILIGGFAGYLYNRYSSKQFNGVMAIYSGHCFVAILVIPLAIALGFAMSTLWPFAQHGITWMAFAIKGAGPVGIAIYGFLERILIPTGLHHLVYTPFLYTELGGATEVCGKLYQGARNIYFAEMACQDVKQLSSTVVWDARGISKMFGLTAAALAMYVTAKPEKRLAAKAILIPAAFTSFLLGVTEPLEFSFLFVAPMLFAVHAVLTGIGMMLFSIMGVHAIGANGVIDFLLYNLPLGIEKSNWPMYIAVGLTMSVIYFFVFRFLILYFDMPTPGRETDEEETRLYSKTEYQSKTEGQVKTQDTVKGDAQLVGATIIAGLGGKPNIEVVDNCYTRLRVTLIDPTLVDEQQLKNTGAKAVIQQGNNVQVVYGLHVKTIREAVENAL from the coding sequence ATGAAAAGAGCGGTCAATGCATTGCAAAATTTCGGCAAGTCCCTGTATGGGCCAGTGCTGATACTCCCGATTGTCGGGTTATTCATCGCATTTGGGAATGTGTTCGGTAACGGTAATTTAGCGGGCTATGTCCCTTTACTTAATCACCCCTTGATTCAAGATTTTGGTCAACTGGTTTCCAAATCTGCCGTGGCGATTCTGGCTAACCTCGCGTTAGTGTTCGCCGTCGGGATTCCTATCGGATTGGCGAAGCGCGACAAAGGCTATGCCGCGCTGATCGGTCTGGTGATGTTCATCATCTTCATCAATGCTATGAATATCACGCTGCAATTACAGGGAAAACTTGTACCAGCCGCAGACATGCGCGCCGCTGGGCAAGGTATGGTGCTGGGCGTTCAGGTGCTGGAAATGGGCGTTTTCGCCGGTATTTTGATCGGTGGATTCGCAGGCTATCTGTATAACCGCTATTCCAGTAAACAGTTTAACGGCGTCATGGCGATCTATTCCGGTCACTGCTTCGTCGCCATTCTGGTTATTCCGTTAGCGATTGCGCTGGGCTTTGCAATGAGCACCCTGTGGCCATTTGCTCAGCATGGTATCACCTGGATGGCCTTTGCCATCAAAGGTGCAGGCCCTGTTGGCATTGCGATTTACGGCTTTCTGGAACGCATCCTGATCCCCACCGGGCTGCATCATTTGGTCTATACCCCGTTCCTGTATACCGAGCTGGGTGGAGCCACAGAGGTGTGTGGCAAACTGTATCAGGGCGCACGCAACATCTACTTTGCTGAAATGGCCTGTCAGGATGTCAAACAGTTGAGTTCAACCGTGGTCTGGGATGCTCGCGGCATCAGTAAAATGTTTGGTCTGACGGCTGCTGCGCTGGCGATGTACGTGACAGCGAAGCCAGAAAAACGGCTGGCCGCCAAAGCCATTCTGATTCCTGCCGCCTTTACCTCTTTCTTACTGGGCGTCACCGAGCCGCTGGAGTTCTCCTTCTTGTTCGTCGCCCCCATGTTGTTTGCCGTCCACGCCGTACTGACCGGCATAGGGATGATGCTGTTCTCCATCATGGGCGTACACGCGATTGGTGCCAACGGCGTGATCGACTTCCTGCTTTATAACCTGCCGCTGGGCATCGAGAAATCCAACTGGCCGATGTACATCGCGGTCGGGCTGACTATGTCGGTGATTTACTTTTTCGTCTTCCGTTTCCTCATTCTGTATTTCGACATGCCAACACCAGGGCGTGAAACCGATGAGGAAGAGACGCGTCTCTATTCTAAAACTGAATATCAGTCAAAGACTGAGGGGCAGGTAAAAACGCAGGACACAGTGAAAGGTGATGCCCAACTTGTCGGAGCCACCATCATCGCAGGGCTGGGTGGTAAGCCCAATATCGAGGTGGTGGATAACTGCTACACACGCCTGCGGGTCACGCTCATCGACCCAACGTTGGTAGACGAACAACAGCTTAAGAACACCGGTGCGAAAGCCGTTATCCAACAGGGTAACAACGTACAGGTGGTTTACGGACTTCACGTCAAAACTATACGCGAAGCAGTTGAAAACGCGCTTTAA
- a CDS encoding 6-phospho-alpha-glucosidase: protein MTKPPFILTIAGGGSTYTPGIVKSLMVRLADFPLAEIRLYDIDGQRQDIIAPVVEKVIRDHSDSIIFTVTTDAETAFTGAHFVFAQMRVGQYKMREQDEKIPLRHGVVGQETCGPGGLAYGLRTILPMAELIDLVERYAHKEAWIVNYSNPAAIVAEGVRRLRPNARVLNICDMPVAAMRNIAAVLGVDRHDITVDYFGLNHFGWFTRVLVDGVDRMPELRQHIARYGLLTADAADTDPQHADPSWVKTWRNIKPIMDHFPEFVPNPYLQYYLMPNQIVEHQDPDYTRANEVMDGREKKLFAAAASYKETGILSDAFHVGVHGSFIVDVACSLAFDLRQRHLVIVENQGAIANLPYDAMVEVPAYITAQGPEPVRMGNAPQFHRALLEQQLASEQLLVEATLEGSYEKALQAFTLNRTVPTMQHAKAILDEMIEANQDYWPQLKQAYRDGIAQ from the coding sequence ATGACGAAACCCCCATTTATTCTGACGATTGCCGGTGGCGGCAGCACCTATACCCCGGGCATCGTAAAAAGTCTGATGGTACGTCTTGCGGATTTCCCGCTGGCAGAGATTCGTTTGTATGATATCGACGGCCAGCGGCAGGACATCATCGCGCCGGTGGTGGAAAAGGTGATTCGCGACCACAGTGACAGCATCATCTTTACCGTCACAACCGACGCGGAAACCGCATTTACCGGCGCTCACTTTGTCTTTGCCCAGATGCGCGTCGGCCAGTACAAAATGCGCGAGCAGGATGAAAAAATCCCGCTACGCCACGGCGTCGTCGGGCAGGAAACCTGTGGCCCCGGCGGGCTGGCCTACGGCCTGCGTACCATTCTACCGATGGCTGAACTGATCGATCTGGTTGAGCGCTATGCACATAAAGAAGCGTGGATCGTCAATTACTCCAACCCTGCGGCCATTGTCGCCGAAGGCGTGCGTCGTCTGCGTCCTAACGCCCGCGTGTTGAATATCTGCGACATGCCGGTTGCCGCGATGCGTAACATCGCTGCTGTGCTGGGCGTCGATCGACACGACATTACGGTGGATTATTTCGGGTTGAATCACTTTGGCTGGTTTACCCGCGTACTGGTCGACGGCGTCGATCGTATGCCGGAACTGCGCCAGCACATCGCCCGCTACGGCCTGCTGACCGCAGATGCCGCGGACACTGATCCACAACACGCCGATCCGTCGTGGGTAAAAACCTGGCGCAACATCAAACCGATCATGGATCATTTCCCGGAATTCGTGCCGAATCCGTATTTGCAGTACTACCTGATGCCGAACCAGATCGTTGAGCATCAGGATCCTGACTACACGCGCGCTAATGAAGTAATGGACGGGCGTGAGAAGAAGCTGTTTGCGGCAGCGGCCAGCTACAAGGAAACCGGTATTCTGTCGGATGCGTTCCACGTTGGCGTGCACGGCTCGTTCATCGTTGATGTCGCCTGCTCGCTGGCGTTCGATCTGCGTCAGCGCCATCTGGTGATCGTCGAAAACCAAGGTGCCATCGCTAATCTACCCTATGACGCGATGGTGGAAGTCCCGGCTTATATCACCGCTCAGGGGCCAGAGCCCGTGCGCATGGGGAATGCCCCGCAGTTCCATCGTGCCTTGCTGGAACAGCAGTTAGCGTCTGAACAATTACTGGTTGAAGCCACGCTGGAAGGCAGCTACGAGAAGGCGTTGCAGGCATTTACCCTGAACCGTACTGTGCCGACCATGCAGCACGCCAAAGCGATTCTGGACGAAATGATTGAAGCCAATCAGGATTACTGGCCGCAATTAAAACAAGCATATAGAGACGGTATCGCCCAATAA
- a CDS encoding MurR/RpiR family transcriptional regulator produces MDNRLASLMQHGQALTRAEYRVLAFIAEHSSLIGKITVRELAQKTYVSTATIMRLCQKIGFSGYSEFIYHCKTLLTDNPRLAPSPIVTPDDASLPGAFQHFIDNYQRTFAYISHQDRAAFSAILRQESHFFLYGAGFSHLFAEYLAKKLQVLGKDAFSSGLGDSRGIFLNNAPKYQVFIAISRSGETEQVLDKARIAKNIGMKVIAFTRASLNSLGELADLHFRLYDDAVHYAAEAGEISSFESNLVMLIDLLLLQATAEKA; encoded by the coding sequence GTGGATAATCGGCTGGCATCCTTAATGCAGCACGGTCAGGCACTGACGCGTGCGGAATACCGCGTGCTGGCTTTTATCGCCGAACATTCATCGCTGATAGGCAAAATCACGGTGCGGGAACTGGCGCAGAAAACCTATGTGTCGACGGCGACGATCATGCGGCTATGCCAGAAAATCGGCTTTAGCGGCTACAGTGAATTCATTTATCACTGCAAAACGCTGCTCACGGATAATCCGCGTCTGGCTCCCTCGCCTATCGTCACGCCCGATGATGCCTCGCTTCCTGGTGCTTTCCAGCATTTTATCGACAACTATCAGCGCACGTTTGCCTACATTAGCCATCAGGATAGAGCCGCTTTCAGCGCTATCCTGAGGCAGGAAAGCCACTTTTTCCTGTATGGCGCAGGGTTTTCCCATTTATTTGCCGAATATTTGGCGAAGAAACTTCAGGTGCTGGGGAAAGACGCGTTCTCTTCCGGGCTAGGAGACAGCCGAGGTATTTTTCTCAATAACGCACCAAAGTATCAGGTGTTTATCGCTATTTCCCGCAGTGGGGAAACGGAACAGGTGCTGGATAAAGCGCGTATTGCCAAAAACATTGGCATGAAGGTGATCGCCTTTACTCGCGCGTCGTTGAATTCGTTAGGCGAGTTAGCCGATTTGCACTTCCGGCTCTACGATGATGCGGTTCACTATGCGGCGGAAGCCGGTGAGATTAGCTCATTTGAATCGAATCTGGTGATGCTGATTGATTTACTGCTGTTGCAGGCAACAGCGGAAAAAGCGTAA